One region of Jonesiaceae bacterium BS-20 genomic DNA includes:
- the pheS gene encoding phenylalanine--tRNA ligase subunit alpha: MSTPEQQDNVPVISPIDAEAINGALSDALTDIAGAKDLDELKAVRIAHTGDRSPLALSNRGIGKLEPKDRAIAGKLLGPVRGQINKALASRTTELEAERDARVLVEEAVDVTLPVARTRPGARHPLESLQEKVADHFVAMGWEIEEGPEIDAEWFNFDALNFGPDHPARQMQDTFFVGGMQGQDQPGQSGLVMRTHTSSVQARALLERDLPLYIACPGKVFRSDELDATHTPVFHQVEGLAVDQGLTMAHLLGTLDHFAKAMFGPDAKTRIRPSFFPFTEPSAEMDLWFPQKKGGAGWIEWGGCGMVNPNVLKAAGIDPDKYTGFAFGMGLERTLMLRHGISDMHDIIEGDVRFSTQFGMDI, from the coding sequence ATGTCAACGCCTGAACAGCAAGATAATGTCCCCGTGATCTCACCGATTGACGCCGAGGCGATCAATGGCGCGCTGAGTGACGCCCTGACCGATATTGCCGGTGCAAAAGACCTGGACGAGCTCAAAGCCGTTCGTATTGCCCACACCGGTGACCGCAGCCCGTTGGCGCTGTCCAACCGTGGCATCGGAAAGCTCGAACCCAAAGACAGAGCCATCGCTGGCAAGCTCTTGGGTCCCGTGCGCGGTCAGATTAACAAGGCACTCGCAAGCCGCACGACCGAACTTGAGGCCGAGCGTGACGCTCGCGTGCTCGTGGAAGAGGCAGTGGACGTAACGCTGCCCGTGGCCCGGACCCGTCCCGGTGCCCGCCACCCGCTTGAGAGCCTGCAAGAGAAGGTTGCCGATCACTTCGTGGCCATGGGATGGGAAATTGAGGAGGGTCCGGAGATCGATGCCGAGTGGTTCAACTTTGATGCCCTGAACTTCGGTCCAGACCACCCCGCCCGCCAAATGCAGGACACCTTCTTTGTTGGCGGTATGCAGGGCCAAGATCAACCGGGGCAATCCGGTTTGGTCATGCGAACGCACACATCTTCAGTTCAGGCACGTGCTCTGCTTGAGCGTGACCTGCCGCTGTACATTGCGTGCCCCGGTAAGGTGTTCCGCTCCGACGAGCTCGATGCCACCCACACCCCGGTGTTTCACCAGGTTGAGGGCCTTGCGGTAGACCAGGGCCTGACCATGGCGCACTTGCTTGGCACCCTGGATCACTTTGCTAAAGCAATGTTTGGTCCGGACGCCAAGACCCGGATTCGCCCATCATTCTTCCCGTTCACGGAGCCTTCGGCTGAGATGGACCTGTGGTTCCCACAGAAAAAGGGTGGCGCGGGTTGGATTGAATGGGGCGGCTGCGGCATGGTCAACCCCAACGTCCTGAAAGCCGCTGGTATTGACCCGGACAAGTACACCGGATTTGCCTTTGGTATGGGCCTTGAGCGTACGCTCATGCTCCGCCACGGAATCTCAGACATGCACGACATCATTGAAGGCGACGTGCGCTTTTCAACGCAATTCGGAATGGACATCTGA
- the pheT gene encoding phenylalanine--tRNA ligase subunit beta, which produces MPNIILPWLGDHVDLPVDLTAEQLALDLVRVGLEEEEIHSSGITGPLVVGRVLEMVPEEQKNGKVINWCQVDVGDHNVPNEDGVPTTPRGIVCGAHNFAVGDLVVVVLPGAVLPGPFEIAARKTYGHVSDGMICSEQELGLGGDHDGIIVLTRKGFAEQDLTPGQNVLPLLGLDEEILEINVTPDRGYCFSVRGVAREYAHSTGANFTDHGIRTDLPQATESGFEVVVQDADSPLGAVGCDRFVTRIVRGIDATAPTPQWMVQRLEQAGMRAISLAVDITNYVMLDLGQPLHAYDLGTLSAPIVVRRANPGETLVTLDDQTRKLDPQDLLITDGAGDEQGSRILGLAGVMGGQETEVTDATTDVLIEAAHFEQVTIARSARRHKLPSEAAKRFERGVDPLLAPVAAQKVAELLVELGGGTIDEAVFDLNEVKAKPAIKFSLKDPERMVGVAYEEAHVVAILQEVGCVVTPIEGTSIVDVFAPTWRPDLVGPADLIEEVARLVGYDKIPSILPVAPAGRGLTTEQKARRSVARSLAESGFVEVLSYPFISTGQLDELRIEQDDARRVDVKLLNALQADKSHLRTNLLVTLLDTARRNTARGNTDIALFEMGMVTKPNADAAPAPQLPPAVRPTPEELAALLAGVPDQPRHVAGVLSGQTQLAGWWGKGRNADWTDALAAAQLVAQRVGVAIKVVADTAYAPYHPGRCARIELSDGQVVGHAGELHPKVIEELGLAPRAAAFELNLNLLVAQLDDTAYQATPVSTFPLGKEDLAFVVDESVTAEQLFDAVRDGAGPLLEDLRLFDVYVGDQIAQGKKSLAFSLRLRATDRTLTAADTEQVRANAIVEANKRVGAVLR; this is translated from the coding sequence ATGCCAAATATTATTCTTCCTTGGTTGGGTGATCACGTTGATCTCCCAGTAGATCTCACTGCCGAGCAACTGGCCCTGGACCTAGTACGTGTTGGCCTTGAAGAGGAGGAGATTCACTCTTCCGGAATCACCGGCCCTCTCGTTGTGGGCCGCGTGTTGGAAATGGTTCCTGAGGAACAAAAAAATGGCAAGGTCATTAACTGGTGCCAGGTTGATGTGGGCGACCACAACGTTCCAAACGAGGACGGTGTACCAACCACACCCCGCGGCATTGTTTGCGGCGCGCACAACTTCGCTGTTGGCGACCTGGTAGTTGTAGTTCTTCCCGGCGCAGTCCTGCCCGGCCCATTCGAGATTGCGGCCCGTAAGACTTACGGTCACGTTTCTGACGGCATGATTTGTTCCGAGCAGGAGCTGGGACTTGGCGGAGACCATGACGGAATTATTGTTCTGACCCGCAAGGGATTCGCAGAGCAGGACCTAACCCCGGGGCAAAACGTGCTGCCGTTGCTGGGTCTAGATGAAGAGATCCTCGAGATCAACGTGACCCCGGACCGGGGATACTGCTTCTCAGTGCGCGGTGTTGCCCGCGAATACGCGCACTCAACCGGTGCTAACTTCACCGATCACGGGATCCGCACGGACCTGCCGCAGGCCACCGAGTCCGGGTTTGAGGTTGTTGTTCAGGACGCAGACAGCCCACTTGGGGCCGTTGGGTGCGACCGGTTTGTGACCCGCATTGTGCGTGGCATCGACGCAACTGCGCCAACCCCGCAGTGGATGGTACAGCGCCTTGAGCAAGCCGGCATGCGTGCGATCTCACTTGCGGTGGATATCACCAACTACGTGATGCTGGACTTGGGTCAGCCGCTGCACGCCTACGACCTGGGTACGCTGAGCGCTCCGATCGTTGTGCGCCGCGCAAACCCGGGGGAAACGCTGGTCACCCTTGACGATCAGACGCGCAAGCTTGACCCACAAGACTTACTCATCACGGATGGTGCCGGTGACGAGCAAGGGTCGCGCATTTTGGGGTTAGCCGGTGTCATGGGCGGCCAGGAGACTGAAGTCACTGACGCCACCACCGACGTGTTGATCGAGGCGGCGCACTTTGAACAGGTCACCATTGCCCGTTCTGCCCGCCGCCACAAGCTACCTTCTGAGGCGGCCAAGCGGTTTGAACGTGGGGTTGACCCGCTGTTGGCGCCCGTTGCCGCGCAAAAGGTAGCTGAGCTCTTGGTTGAGTTGGGTGGCGGAACCATCGATGAGGCAGTGTTTGACCTTAACGAGGTCAAGGCTAAGCCCGCAATCAAGTTCTCCTTGAAGGACCCGGAGCGCATGGTCGGCGTGGCCTATGAGGAAGCGCACGTCGTTGCTATCCTCCAGGAAGTTGGCTGCGTGGTGACCCCAATCGAGGGGACGTCGATCGTTGACGTATTCGCGCCAACCTGGCGTCCTGACCTCGTTGGACCCGCGGACCTGATTGAAGAAGTCGCCCGCCTTGTTGGCTATGACAAAATTCCATCGATCTTGCCGGTTGCCCCAGCGGGACGCGGTCTGACCACCGAGCAGAAGGCTCGGCGTTCGGTTGCCCGCAGCCTTGCCGAGTCCGGCTTTGTTGAGGTGTTGTCATACCCGTTCATCTCCACCGGCCAATTGGATGAGCTGCGGATTGAACAAGATGACGCCCGCCGCGTTGATGTGAAGCTGCTCAATGCTTTGCAAGCGGACAAATCTCACCTGCGCACCAACCTCTTGGTGACCCTGCTGGACACCGCGCGCCGTAACACGGCCCGTGGGAACACGGACATTGCCCTGTTTGAAATGGGCATGGTTACCAAGCCAAACGCAGATGCAGCGCCTGCACCACAACTACCGCCCGCGGTACGCCCAACTCCAGAAGAGCTCGCTGCGCTTTTGGCCGGTGTGCCGGATCAGCCACGTCACGTTGCAGGAGTCCTTTCCGGACAAACCCAACTGGCCGGTTGGTGGGGCAAGGGGCGCAATGCTGATTGGACCGATGCTCTTGCGGCAGCCCAGCTGGTGGCGCAGCGCGTTGGCGTTGCAATCAAGGTTGTTGCTGACACGGCGTACGCTCCGTATCACCCGGGACGCTGTGCGCGCATCGAACTGAGCGACGGTCAAGTCGTTGGCCACGCCGGCGAATTGCACCCCAAGGTGATTGAGGAACTCGGCCTGGCACCACGTGCTGCTGCGTTTGAGCTCAACCTGAACCTCTTGGTTGCCCAACTCGATGACACGGCATACCAAGCCACGCCTGTGTCTACCTTCCCTCTGGGCAAGGAAGACTTGGCATTCGTTGTTGACGAGTCTGTCACCGCAGAGCAACTGTTTGATGCAGTGCGTGACGGCGCCGGTCCGCTCCTTGAGGATCTGCGTCTGTTCGACGTCTACGTAGGCGACCAGATCGCGCAGGGCAAGAAGTCCCTCGCGTTCTCACTGCGCCTGCGTGCAACAGATCGCACGCTCACCGCTGCGGACACCGAGCAGGTCCGTGCCAACGCAATTGTTGAGGCTAACAAGCGGGTCGGTGCTGTTCTGCGGTAA